The Paenibacillus sp. BIC5C1 DNA segment AATCATTCGTGAAGGGGAACAGCGGCTGGGGGATTTGGCTGAACAACTGGACTTCACTTCAGGTGCCATTACAGCTTTAACAGACAAATTGGAGAAAAAGGGACTTACGATCCGCAGGCGCAAGGAAGATGACCGCCGGACAGTTCTGCTGGACATTACTGCCAGTGGACGGGAGATGTTTGCGCGTAACAGCAATATCGGTGCCCGATGTATCACGCTTCTGTTTGAGGGCTTTACCACGGAGGAACTGGAGCAGCAAAGCCAATTTTATGAGCGGGTGATTGCGAATCTGGAGGGGTTCTCGGATACGCTGTTGGAATTGGCAGAGAACAACGGGAGGCAGGAACACGATCCATCCACCGAAAGTGACCCTGAACGGAAGCAGAGGGAGAGTACCGGAAAGAGCAACTATCTCAGTTATTAGCGTTTGATCCGATGTGAAAACAAACAATCCAAGGGAGAGATGATCAATGGGGCATTCAACAATTTATCCAACCGGGGCAACCGTATATAACCCTATTAAGGCTTGG contains these protein-coding regions:
- a CDS encoding MarR family transcriptional regulator, which gives rise to MSNNDWEALEKTDWLFRKMVRRFVKERDRISVEGVSLPGMLILHKIIREGEQRLGDLAEQLDFTSGAITALTDKLEKKGLTIRRRKEDDRRTVLLDITASGREMFARNSNIGARCITLLFEGFTTEELEQQSQFYERVIANLEGFSDTLLELAENNGRQEHDPSTESDPERKQRESTGKSNYLSY